Proteins encoded within one genomic window of Triticum aestivum cultivar Chinese Spring chromosome 2D, IWGSC CS RefSeq v2.1, whole genome shotgun sequence:
- the LOC123051923 gene encoding kinesin-like protein KIN-12E isoform X2: MSAPGGGGGGRRASTTRASRRAASEPNENDDLAAAPSSSSPSAAAPPFSLPPRSPLAAIADPGRNPRSAPGTPKSLAGTPRACAAASGVRDRSSSIGGAAKRVFDLRDLAAAEVPVEVPHFELDEDPAFWMDRNVQVLVRLRPISAAESTAYGQKRCLIQDSSKTLSWTGHPETMFTFDHVACETISQEKLFRVVGLPMVENCMSGYNGCLFAYGQTGSGKTYTMMGELSKDGNELSNDSGLTPRIFEYLFARIKEEEERRREDKLKYICKCSFLEIYNEQITDLLEPSSTNLQIREDIKKGVYVENLMECYVSSVKDVMLLLLQGVANRKMAATNMNSESSRSHSVFTCVIESHWERDSMTHLRFGRLNLVDLAGSERQKSSGAEGDRLKEAANINRSLSTLGLVIMTLVDVANGKSRHVPYRDSRLTFLLQDSLGGNSKTTIVANISPSICSSNETLSTLKFAQRAKLIQNNAKVNEDASGDVMALQRQIEELKDQLTCLRKQQNAPGPPSFLLLNSGSDREYNTLAEDHQSSCDLSLLKQKVSHLEDVLVGSLRREKLAELDIRKLEAEIKHLNRLVDLKESDSQRLRMMLKLRDEKLKRLHMLADDLVPSDGYMVEENAAMSQEIQLLQKQFDENPQLTQFAFENKRLIEQVRTLENFHKQGEREMLLTEISLLRNHFLHILEQKYAAPPRNLEAQGDEIVKDLDNCRKELDACLENNVLLAREVNKLRCELKQYQMSSTHQVVPTAEKNCGIPEISQMQPDPVGWNFSCLTPNGAGMSTNIMESVQLNLPSEIASGHQESCSHLNHFDSERCDLNDSTKVPECSDEVSQCYSLALGSSHNVLDKDTVLSGHVENEETLQLQQDEMDQIHENVPNMDICLHGETLLCHQETEIVGSSKQTLQAELAHIKSINQELKEKLVIMAEESTRLAEIIVAKDVEIASLSEEWEVAIVDLTSFLTDGCRSLDDAYQNIDNMISSFPYSNNSVSEHVEKAMKVSIEKEKIIFRLQIELQDAQRMGREVKEKLHILRGATLAITEAQQLYNDESSQEAQRPVNQKDCNVEWKNCDLSEAVEHSRDEPLFLDSLNDMSAQRTRSEDGSAANKANPDYQSKLDDVLCLVEDKSNKVLALFSNFEDAQETMKEANLMLSALLKANEELKLDRDNCSQAVESLLAEKSSLVNELQEVEASSFCTTQSYSKLNQQMNECTNEMTNIATLMKGSFHHLQRIATMELFELCSEIINIGQDLKRWISDSRSYLVNIESLLEEKGSSSVQQLHHLNVNAYTCMYQQVDSFDLGGSNTMFLHETQAIPDNSSKHVISITDMVDEGKDTSSMHVVPIGSAAELEVLDADSAYDIAVIKNIIFNIAQKWDIFVNKVSCIKNAETYPGVACDEQSYANPLAALAKLDSEQIHSAVPQQCKERIQDHSGEEDNTALLNDVQCLKHHLAQLMIPLSKFINKEDIMGDGTENEKQFVTVLNKVQHNLIFAIDFFGYLLLSDQEGSQNAPLLSRLLNDISSIEKKALTRQKICLRNGDSQAGHSTEYASLRRDFDRKSDIAEGLSFDLKLLQESTSYAKDMKDKADEVSNALRKVQRELEIKNSETEDMLAKQKTLVEELAENGAALIILRSELEQYQVSSSALSKENNDLRVMLEEETVKTGEIEALLEDKAKVIEGLESEIILLNSSEEGRLRSDIEELSNNIKMLCNENGKLKAEILKLNDKLEMSMALAEENEAAAIEARQAAEISKIYAEEKDVEVTILEHSVGELESTITVLEEEVCNLKEEVRSYQAHKQSEAEFQAIEEMLTVENASKCDENVELCPGRCQLKKLQAEIIAHQDTRRKIEGLVMEAKRKDEEIRQCKEHIAELVLHSEAQSLLFQEKYQEMEHMVSKQNFGSHESNSEAVHTKVEKPSGRTRGSGSPFRCISSIVQQMNSEKDQEISLGRQRIEELEALLSDKQKQICLLTSRLAAVDSMTHDVIRELLGVKLDMTNYANLLDQEEVHKLLVASQEQIEQSKAKDEELDVLKEQFGHLIQERDSLLDDMDQRKADLLETQLLVEQLEQREQMLEAQNEMLQMEKDNLQQKMMEMDETIELLEGSNRVRIGDSHSQRSAGSEFSRRLAQSDMLVSHARHERSRNNHAAAAGSSRPRHGRHH; this comes from the exons ATGTCcgcccccggcggcggcggcggcggccgacgcgCATCCACGACCCGCGCCTCCCGCCGCGCCGCGTCGGAGCCCAACGAGAACGACGACCTCGCGGCCGCGCCCTCCTCGTCCTCCCCCTCCGCGGCCGCCCCGCCCTTCTCGCTGCCCCCGCGGTCGCCCCTCGCGGCCATCGCCGACCCGGGCAGGAACCCGCGGTCCGCGCCGGGGACGCCCAAGTCGCTGGCGGGCACCCCCAGGGCCTGCGCGGCGGCGTCTGGGGTCAGGGATCGGAGCTCCTCGATTGGCGGGGCCGCGAAGAGGGTGTTTGATCTGAGGGATCTGGCGGCCGCGGAAGTGCCCGTGGAGGTGCCGCATTTTGAGCTCGACGAGGACCCCGCCTTCTGGATGGATCGCAATGTGCAG GTTTTGGTACGATTAAGGCCAATCAGTGCCGCCGAGAGCACTGCGTATGGTCAAAAAAGATGTTTGATACAGGATAGCTCAAAGACATTGAGCTGGACAGGACACCCTGAAACAATGTTCACGTTTGATCATGTCGCATGTGAAACAATATCACAG GAAAAGCTGTTTAGGGTAGTTGGTCTACCAATGGTGGAGAACTGCATGTCTGGATACAACGGCTGTTTGTTTGCCTATGGCCAG ACAGGGAGTGGCAAAACTTACACAATGATGGGAGAGCTTAGTAAGGATGGCAATGAACTTAGCAATGATTCTGGTTTGACGCCTCGTATTTTCGAGTATCTATTCGCTCGGATAAAGGAG GAAGAGGAAAGGCGAAGAGAGGACAAATTGAAGTACATCTGCAAATGCTCTTTTCTGGAGATATACAATGAGCAGATAACTGATCTACTTGAACCATCATCAACTAATCTTCAG ATCCGTGAAGATATAAAGAAAGGTGTATATGTTGAGAACCTAATGGAGTGTTATGTGTCATCTGTTAAAGATGTTATGTTGTTATTATTACAG GGGGTTGCAAATAGGAAAATGGCAGCTACAAATATGAACAGTGAGAGCAGCCGTTCACATAGCGTCTTCACTTGTGTCATTGAGAGTCACTGGGAAAGGGATTCAATGACACACCTCCGCTTTGGGCGTTTGAATTTGGTTGATCTTGCTGGTTCTGAGAG GCAGAAAAGCTCGGGCGCTGAAGGAGACCGCTTGAAAGAAGCTGCGAACATTAACAGATCCTTGTCAACTCTTGG GCTTGTTATCATGACTCTTGTGGATGTTGCAAATGGAAAAAGCCGCCATGTGCCTTATAGAGACTCAAGGCTTACATTTCTCCTCCAG GATTCCCTTGGAGGAAACTCTAAAACAACAATAGTTGCCAACATCAGCCCGTCTATTTG TTCCTCCAATGAGACACTGAGTACCTTGAAGTTTGCTCAGCGCGCGAAGTTGATTCAAAACAAT GCAAAAGTAAATGAAGATGCTTCAGGAGATGTTATGGCTTTACAAAGGCAGATAGAAGAACTAAAG GATCAGTTGACATGCTTGAGGAAGCAGCAAAATGCCCCTGGACCGCCTAGCTTTCTCCTGCTAAATTCAGGCTCTGATAGAGAATACAATACTTTAGCTGAAGATCATCAATCAAGCTGTGACCTGAGTCTTCTAAAGCAAAAG GTTAGCCATCTGGAAGATGTTCTTGTTGGGAGCCTTAGGAGAGAGAAACTAGCTGAGTTGGATATCAGGAAGCTGGAGGCTGAAATAAAGCATTTGAATCGTCTG GTTGACCTGAAGGAATCTGATTCCCAACGCTTGAGAATGATGCTGAAACTCCGTGATGAAAAATTAAAAAGATTGCATATGTTAGCTGATGATCTAGTGCCATCGGATGGCTATATGGTTGAAGAAAATGCTGCAATGTCCCAAGAGATTCAGCTACTGCAAAAACAATTCGACGAAAATCCTCAACTGACTCAGTTTGCTTTTGAAAACAAGAGATTAATCGAGCAAGTTAGAAC GCTTGAGAACTTCCACAAGCAAGGGGAAAGAGAGATGTTATTAACGGAGATATCTCTTTTGCGTAATCAT TTCCTTCATATTCTTGAGCAGAAGTATGCAGCACCTCCTAGGAATTTAGAAGCACAG GGTGACGAGATTGTCAAGGATCTAGACAATTGCAGGAAGGAGCTGGATGCATGCTTAGAAAATAATGTTTTGCTTGCACG TGAAGTAAATAAGCTGCGCTGTGAACTGAAACAATACCAGATGTCTAGCACGCACCAA GTTGTTCCGACGGCAGAGAAGAATTGTGGGATTCCAGAGATTAGTCAGATGCAACCC GATCCAGTGGGATGGAACTTTTCATGTTTAACGCCCAATGGTGCTGGAATGTCAACTAATATTATGGAATCAGTTCAACTCAATCTTCCTTCAGAAATTGCTAGTGGACACCAGGAATCCTGTTCTCATTTGAATCACTTCGATTCAGAAAGATGTGATTTGAATGATTCTACAAAAGTGCCAGAGTGTAGTGATGAAGTGTCTCAGTGCTACAGCTTGGCTCTTGGATCTTCACACAATGTACTTGACAAAGACACTGTTCTTAGTGGACACGTAGAAAATGAAGAAACATTGCAATTACAGCAGGATGAGATGGATCAAATACATGAAAACGTACCAAATATGGATATATGTTTGCATGGTGAGACTTTATTGTGTCATCAAGAGACTGAAATAGTGGGCTCAAGCAAACAGACGTTACAGGCCGAGTTGGCACACATTAAAAGCATAAATCAAGAGCTCAAAGAGAAGCTAGTTATTATGGCTGAAGAAAGTACCAGGCTTGCAGAGATCATTGTGGCCAAAGATGTAGAAATTGCCTCTTTATCTGAGGAATGGGAGGTTGCAATAGTTGATCTAACAAGCTTCTTGACAGATGGCTGCAGATCACTAGACGATGCATATCAGAATATTGATAATATGATTAGTTCATTTCCTTACAGCaataattctgtcagtgaacatgtGGAGAAGGCTATGAAAGTTAGCATTGAAAAGGAGAAAATAATCTTCAGGCTTCAAATTGAGCTACAAGATGCACAGCGAATGGGCAGGGAAGTGAAAGAAAAGTTGCACATCTTAAGAGGTGCAACACTTGCTATCACTGAAGCTCAGCAGTTATATAACGATGAAAGTTCTCAGGAAGCACAAAGACCAGTAAACCAAAAGGATTGCAATGTGGAATGGAAAAATTGCGACTTGTCAGAAGCAGTAGAGCATTCTCGTGATGAACCTCTATTCCTCGACAGCTTGAATGACATGAGTGCACAGCGGACTCGTAGTGAAGATGGATCAGCAGCCAATAAAGCTAATCCAGACTACCAG TCAAAGCTCGACGATGTGTTATGTCTCGTCGAGGATAAGTCAAATAAGGTTTTGGCCTTATTTTCAAATTTTGAGGATGCTCAAGAAACCATGAAAGAGGCCAACCTTATGCTCTCGGCTTTGTTGAAGGCCAATGAGGAGTTAAAGCTTGACAGAGATAATTGCAGCCAAGCAGTGGAATCTTTATTGGCGGAGAAAAGTTCTCTGGTTAATGAGTTGCAGGAGGTTGAAGCGTCAAGTTTTTGTACAACACAGAGTTACAGCAAATTAAATCAGCAGATGAATGAATGTACCAACGAGATGACAAACATTGCTACTCTAATGAAGGGATCTTTTCACCATTTGCAAAGGATTGCTACAATGGAACTCTTTGAACTTTGCTCGGAAATTATTAATATTGGGCAGGACTTAAAGAGGTGGATAAGTGATTCAAGATCTTATCTGGTAAACATTGAATCACTTCTAGAAGAAAAAGGCAGTTCTTCAGTTCAGCAGCTCCATCACCTTAATGTGAATGCTTATACATGCATGTATCAACAAGTTGATTCATTTGATCTGGGTGGCAGCAATACTATGTTTCTTCATGAAACTCAAGCAATTCCTGACAACTCTAGTAAGCATGTTATATCTATAACAGATATGGTGGATGAAGGAAAGGACACATCATCCATGCATGTAGTTCCAATAGGCAGTGCTGCTGAACTGGAAGTTCTTGATGCAGACAGTGCATACGATATCGCTGTTATTAAGAACATAATTTTCAATATTGCTCAAAAGTGGGATATTTTCGTCAACAAAGTGTCCTGCATTAAGAATGCTGAGACATATCCAGGTGTTGCTTGCGATGAACAAAGTTATGCAAACCCTCTTGCTGCACTTGCAAAATTGGATAGCGAACAAATACACTCAGCTGTTCCACAACAATGCAAGGAAAGGATACAAGATCACTCAGGAGAGGAAGACAATACTGCTCTTTTGAATGATGTTCAGTGTCTCAAGCATCATTTGGCGCAGTTAATGATTCCACTGTCTAAATTTATCAATAAAGAAGACATTATGGGGGATGGAACAGAAAATGAGAAGCAGTTTGTTACTGTTCTGAATAAGGTGCAACATAATTTGATTTTTGCCATAGATTTTTTTGGTTATCTGTTACTATCTGATCAAGAAGGTTCTCAGAATGCACCTTTGCTTAGCAGACTCCTTAATGACATTAGTAGTATCGAGAAGAAAGCTTTGACACGTCAGAAAATATGCTTACGGAATGGTGATTCTCAGGCTGGTCACAGTACAGAGTACGCATCACTAAGAAGAGACTTTGACCGGAAAAGTGATATCGCTGAAGGATTGTCTTTTGACTTGAAATTATTGCAAGAGTCTACCTCATATGCGAAGGACATGAAAGATAAAGCTGACGAAGTGTCGAATGCCCTTAGAAAGGTTCAAAGAGAACTTGAGATTAAAAATTCTGAGACAGAAGACATGTTGGCAAAACAGAAGACACTAGTAGAAGAACTGGCTGAAAATGGTGCTGCACTCATTATTTTAAGATCAGAGTTAGAGCAATATCAAGTTTCATCATCTGCGCTATCGAAGGAGAACAATGATCTGAGAGTGATGCTGGAAGAGGAAACTGTGAAGACTGGTGAAATAGAAGCTCTGTTGGAAGACAAAGCTAAGGTCATAGAGGGATTGGAGAGTGAAATTATATTGCTTAATTCTTCTGAAGAGGGACGTCTTAGGTCAGATATTGAAGAACTAAGTAATAATATCAAAATGTTATGTAATGAAAATGGAAAGCTCAAAGCAGAGATACTCAAGTTAAATGACAAGCTTGAGATGTCAATGGCTTTAGCTGAGGAGAATGAAGCTGCTGCTATTGAAGCTCGGCAA GCTGCAGAGATAAGTAAAATCTACGCAGAAGAGAAAGATGTGGAGGTTACAATTCTTGAACATTCTGTTGGAGAACTTGAATCTACAATAACTGTTCTTGAGGAAGAG GTATGCAACCTTAAAGAGGAAGTAAGGAGCTACCAAGCGCACAAACAATCCGAAGCTGAATTTCAAGCAATTGAAGAGATGCTTACTGTAGAAAATGCCTCAAAATGTGATGAGAACGTGGAATTGTGTCCAGGGAGATGCCAACTAAAAAA ATTGCAAGCTGAGATTATTGCACATCAAGATACTAGAAGGAAGATTGAAGGACTCGTAATGGAAGCAAAACGTAAAGATGAGGAG ATAAGGCAGTGCAAAGAGCATATAGCTGAGCTGGTCCTGCATTCAGAAGCACAATCATTGCTGTTTCAGGAGAAG TATCAGGAAATGGAGCACATGGTTTCTAAACAGAACTTTGGTTCACATGAATCTAATTCTGAGGCTGTCCATACAAAAGTGGAAAAGCCTTCAGGGCGAACAAGAGGATCTGGTTCACCTTTTAGGTGCATATCTAGCATTGTTCaacaaatgaactctgagaaggaTCAAGAAATCTCTTTAGGCCGCCAGCGAATTGAAGAACTTGAAGCGTTGCTTAGTGACAAACAGAAACAG ATATGCTTGCTTACGTCAAGACTGGCAGCCGTGGATAGCATGACACATGATGTTATAAGGGAGCTACTTGGCGTCAAATTAGACATGACAAACTATGCT AATTTGCTTGACCAAGAAGAAGTGCACAAGCTGTTAGTAGCATCCCAGGAACAAATCGAACAATCGAAGGCAAAG gacgaggaacttgacgtcctcAAAGAACAATTCGGCCATCTCATTCAAGAAAGAGACAG CTTGCTTGATGACATGGACCAAAGGAAGGCGGACCTGCTGGAGACCCAGCTGCTCGTGGAACAGCTGGAGCAGCGGGAGCAGATGCTCGAGGCCCAGAACGAAATGCTACAG ATGGAGAAAGACAACCTCCAGCAGAAGATGATGGAGATGGATGAGACGATCGAGCTGCTGGAAGGCTCAAATCGAGTCAGAATA GGAGATAGCCATAGCCAGCGTTCGGCGGGCAGCGAGTTCAGCAGGAGGCTGGCGCAGTCGGACATGCTGGTGTCCCACGCGCGGCACGAGCGCTCCCGTAATAACCACGCGGCGGCCGCGGGGAGCTCGCGGCCGCGGCACGGCAGGCACCATTGA